The following proteins are co-located in the Tetrapisispora phaffii CBS 4417 chromosome 4, complete genome genome:
- the PKH3 gene encoding protein kinase PKH3 (similar to Saccharomyces cerevisiae PKH3 (YDR466W); ancestral locus Anc_5.591) yields the protein MSNKIKKHSPSDYTFKEELGHGSYSTVYKAVDKRNVKQCYAIKVCSKKHIIKENKVKYVSIEKNVLNILRKGNHPGIIKLYYTFHDEENLYFVLSYAINGELLQLLHKYRSFNEELTIRFTVQIIDILEFIHKNGIIHRDVKPENILLNRNYNLILTDFGAASLIDNDEDKENSNNSNATYNDIHVNRASSFVGTAEYVSPELLLYNQCGYCSDVWALGCMIFQFLKGYPPFRGANELNTFEKIVALDYHWNDPNNLVSQSWKDLVSKILITNSEKRMNLENVKKHPLFKNINWNDKEKIWLGTNKLPPSNVPLNNTTMSSYNGNDNNQNTKSINDRQLHIIDVPLRDIAITKQKQKKKPKMVSSTTGNIVEWRKRLGISSLGLTNNTENHNLRGSISDMMKRDNIGTNKPFDRKDAHLVNNNNFTTNITLDNIRNDTTSKPLILKNKYNTNYIEQTKKSNLNNDVIKQQPAFIHEISYDANGPDMSMFAYKRIDNDLITNLVTNNGVTLRSIEGAIPSILTLYKDGSLVYNTIDPVSQNTIPIKMVNIADSDLSMYDFEFNEMTKTGFLILEKYRFKLWFICLPQEPLIDFAAAMSFPVVNDNDTWVDCLFKSRQIIEDNYIANMTNGLKLGESSKTSRSSSLDLLDFTSETIIEQDIKQLNNIPKSAHQKATASVMLKQKGDSPRNQPVSDTKDNKDELNNNLVESTKNYVHSRQASGYSNTKKILKKNNEASMENKVSSAASPILPISSHNASFANTSLRTGNTKPQVKKYSVPSNMIISSSRYEVLYTLRRDGPIDPNYYKEKAHMNSSRKDSSKSQHSTIIASSGASAAFKNLQKRKLSDK from the coding sequence ATGtccaataaaattaaaaaacattCACCAAGTGACTATACCttcaaagaagaattaggTCATGGTTCCTATTCGACAGTTTATAAAGCTGTCGATAAAAGAAATGTAAAACAATGTTATGCAATTAAAGTCTGTTCGAAAAAacatattattaaagaaaataaagttaaataCGTATCAATAGAGAAAaatgtattaaatatattgagaAAAGGTAATCATCCAGgtataattaaattatattacaCATTCcatgatgaagaaaatctATATTTTGTATTGAGTTATGCAATAAATGGAGAATTATTACAACTATTGCATAAATATAGATCGTTCAATGAGGAATTAACAATTCGTTTCACAGTTCAaattatagatatattagAATTTATCCATAAGAATGGAATAATTCACAGAGATGTGAAACCGGAAAATATTCTACTCAACAGAAACTACAATTTAATCCTAACAGATTTTGGTGCTGCGTCACTGATAGATAAcgatgaagataaagaaaatagtaataatagtaatgcTACATACAATGATATACATGTGAATAGAGCTTCATCATTTGTTGGTACTGCAGAATACGTCTCTCCGGAGCTACTATTATATAACCAATGTGGCTATTGCTCAGACGTTTGGGCACTAGGGTGCATGATATTCCAATTCTTAAAAGGATATCCACCCTTCCGTGGTGCTAATGAACTGAAtacatttgaaaaaatagTTGCGTTGGATTATCATTGGAATGATCCAAATAATTTGGTTTCACAAAGCTGGAAAGATTTAGTCTCTAAGATTTTAATAACGAATTCAGAAAAGAGAATGAACTtagaaaatgttaaaaagCATCCactatttaaaaatattaattggaatgataaagaaaaaatatggTTAGGTACTAATAAACTACCGCCTAGTAACGTACCATTAAATAACACAACTATGTCTTCCTATAATGGGAATGATAATAACCAAAATACAAAGTCTATAAATGATAGACAGCTACATATCATAGATGTTCCACTGCGAGATATAGCAattacaaaacaaaaacagaagaagaaaccAAAAATGGTATCAAGTACAACTGGAAACATTGTTGAGTGGAGAAAAAGACTTGGAATTTCCTCATTGGGTCTAACTAATAATACTGAAAATCATAATTTAAGAGGTTCTATTAGTGATATGATGAAGAGAGATAACATAGGAACAAATAAGCCATTTGATAGAAAGGATGCCCATcttgttaataataataactttacCACTAATATTACTTTGGATAATATACGAAATGATACTACATCTAAACCGCTAATActcaaaaataaatacaatacaAACTATATCGAGCAAACTAAAAAATCTAATTTAAACAATGATGTCATAAAACAACAGCCAGCTTTTATTCATGAGATCTCATACGATGCAAATGGTCCTGATATGTCAATGTTTGCCTATAAAAGAATCGATAATGATCTTATTACAAACTTAGTTACCAATAATGGCGTAACTCTAAGATCTATTGAAGGTGCTATTCCCAGCATATTAACCCTTTACAAAGATGGGTCGTTGGTCTATAATACAATCGATCCTGTGTCGCAAAATACAATACCAATAAAGATGGTTAATATTGCAGATTCGGACCTTTCAATGtatgattttgaatttaatgaaatgaCGAAAACTGggtttttaattttagaGAAATATCGCTTTAAACTATGGTTCATCTGCTTACCTCAAGAACCTTTGATTGATTTTGCAGCAGCTATGTCCTTCCCTGTAGtcaatgataatgatactTGGGTTGATTGTCTTTTTAAATCAAGACAAATAATTGAAGATAATTATATTGCTAATATGACAAATGGTTTAAAATTGGGTGAATCATCTAAAACTAGCAGGTCAAGTTCTTTAGATCTACTTGATTTTACATCAGAAACAATTATTGAACAGgatattaaacaattaaataacattCCAAAATCAGCGCATCAAAAAGCTACAGCATCGGTAATGTTAAAACAAAAAGGTGATTCACCAAGAAATCAACCCGTATCAGATacaaaagataataaagatgaattgaataacAATTTAGTTGAATCAACTAAAAATTATGTACACTCCAGACAAGCAAGTGGCTACAGCAATacgaaaaaaatattaaaaaaaaataatgaagcAAGTATGGAAAATAAAGTATCTTCAGCTGCTTCACCTATTTTACCTATTTCTAGTCATAATGCTTCATTTGCAAATACAAGTTTGAGAACTGGAAATACAAAACCACAAGTTAAGAAATACTCAGTTCCATCCAACATGATAATCAGTAGTAGCAGATATGAGGTATTGTATACCTTGAGGCGCGATGGTCCAATAGATCCAAATTATTACAAAGAAAAAGCACATATGAATTCATCAAGGAAGGATAGTTCAAAGAGCCAACACAGTACTATTATCGCAAGTAGTGGAGCATCAGCTgcattcaaaaatttacaaaagaGAAAGTTATCTGATAAGTAA
- the SDC1 gene encoding Sdc1p (similar to Saccharomyces cerevisiae SDC1 (YDR469W); ancestral locus Anc_5.594), with product MSNTSESVEPTDLKNTSEIPIPILTTSESVNGTVPNLENRLKDESLNNINLTETIGGSETRKYLNQNVTQQLLNGMKIIAKEKPKDPLRVLGEYLIEQSDLMKKP from the coding sequence ATGTCAAATACATCTGAATCAGTTGAACCAACTGATCTAAAAAACACGTCTGAAATTCCAATTCCAATTTTAACAACAAGCGAGAGTGTTAATGGTACCGTTCCAAATTTGGAGAACAGACTGAAAGATGAAAGTTTAAATAACATAAATTTGACAGAAACTATTGGAGGATCTGAAActagaaaatatttaaatcaaaatgTTACTCAGCAGTTACTAAACGGTATGAAGATAATTGCAAAAGAGAAGCCAAAGGACCCATTAAGAGTTCTTGGTGAATATCTTATTGAACAAAGtgatttaatgaaaaaaccTTAA
- the TPHA0D02750 gene encoding FAD-dependent oxidoreductase (similar to Saccharomyces cerevisiae YHR009C; ancestral locus Anc_5.592), which translates to MSNPGDHLKEPLVYQDLPSNRSDGKEHIIIVGGGIIGVTTAYYLTQHPKFSPSTHYITIIESTEVACGASGKAGGLIASWAFPDQIVPLSFKLHSQLNQQFDGEANWGYRRLNALSVEADIKNVKEAQEQRHLRFQRRFIKMRDKSSTSPNSPNSEGQTNVHGNPKDYIANTTSIPCPQETKATGESVELTRDSSESNSLKETMASSVSMTTAESSSSIPADLGTGGLMMRTTQNVLPTAFNWIKSTLVKTWTFIGEPTTTAQIHPLQFTLFLLKKAMDTGAVDLIRGKVIDFKKNDKGEIIGVGYMPKAGKHKDEVVNIVNASKVLLALGPWTSKLLKNCPVTTLKVHSVIVKPHKAEGTIISPYSMFSELQIDENQTFSPEIYPRKDEIYICGEGESLDVIPDEQTDVVTNAEKCDELFYYVSKLSSSVSQGDVTESFASYVPVVNIPSGSGPLLGETDLKNLFIAAGHSCWGINNAPATGVIMSQLLLEGICTCADITEFNPKLYFKASGNKSVVKA; encoded by the coding sequence ATGAGTAACCCAGGCGACCATTTAAAAGAACCTCTCGTTTATCAAGATCTACCTTCAAATAGAAGCGACGGTAAAGAGCATATTATCATTGTTGGTGGCGGTATCATCGGTGTTACTACAGCATACTATTTGACACAACACCCTAAATTTAGTCCATCCACACATTATATCACAATAATTGAATCCACGGAAGTCGCATGTGGTGCGTCTGGTAAAGCTGGTGGTTTGATCGCTTCGTGGGCTTTCCCTGATCAAATCGTTCCATTATCGTTCAAATTACACAGTCAACTGAATCAACAATTTGATGGTGAAGCAAATTGGGGTTATAGAAGATTAAATGCTCTATCCGTCGAGGCAGATATTAAGAACGTTAAAGAGGCACAAGAACAAAGACATTTAAGATTTCAAAGaagatttatcaaaatgAGAGACAAAAGTTCAACGTCACCAAATTCACCTAATAGTGAAGGTCAAACAAATGTTCATGGTAACCCAAAGGACTACATAGCCAACACAACTTCTATACCTTGCCCACAAGAAACTAAAGCAACAGGAGAAAGTGTCGAATTAACTAGAGACAGCTCGGAGTCTAATTCTTTGAAGGAGACAATGGCTTCTAGTGTTAGCATGACCACTGCAGAAAGTAGTAGTAGTATTCCAGCTGATCTTGGAACAGGTGGTTTGATGATGAGAACTACTCAAAATGTTTTACCAACTGCGTTTAACTGGATTAAATCAACTTTAGTTAAGACATGGACATTTATTGGTGAACCTACAACCACAGCACAAATCCATCCATTACAATTcacattatttttattaaaaaaggCAATGGATACAGGTGCTGTTGATTTAATTAGAGGTAAAGTtatagattttaaaaagaatGATAAAGGTGAAATCATTGGTGTAGGTTATATGCCAAAAGCAGGTAAACACAAAGATGAAGTCGTTAACATTGTTAATGCAAGCAAGGTGTTGCTTGCATTAGGTCCATGGACAAgtaaattattgaaaaactGTCCAGTTACAACTTTGAAGGTCCATTCGGTCATTGTTAAGCCACATAAAGCTGAAGGAACCATTATATCGCCATATTCCATGTTCAGTGAATTACAAATAGATGAAAATCAAACATTTTCTCCAGAAATATATCCAAGAAAAGatgaaatttatatttgtgGTGAAGGTGAGAGCTTAGATGTAATTCCTGATGAACAAACTGACGTTGTCACTAATGCAGAAAAATGTGATGAATTATTCTATTATGTTTCTAAGTTATCTTCAAGTGTATCTCAAGGTGATGTTACGGAATCTTTCGCATCGTACGTTCCTGTCGTTAATATTCCAAGTGGATCAGGTCCATTGTTAGGCGAAACTGACTTAAAGAATCTATTTATTGCTGCAGGTCATAGTTGTTGGGGTATCAACAATGCACCAGCAACTGGTGTAATCATGTCTCAATTGCTACTAGAAGGTATCTGTACATGCGCCGATATTACTGAGTTTAACCctaaattatatttcaaagcTTCCGGTAACAAATCTGTTGTGAAGGCCTAG
- the TLG1 gene encoding Tlg1p (similar to Saccharomyces cerevisiae TLG1 (YDR468C); ancestral locus Anc_5.593), which translates to MSDNRSEDIFDQVASDIREQIERLKSIDYVSKAEIEEYNEGVEDIKDTINDLQKSAEVIRRNDPASAQVKEVEVASLRKLLKDLENDKINKRKNYNEENKVSNFMDGEQNDTSRTTGNVENAVQTQMFQEQSDQLDVIHLTMDQLQQQARTMGDELLDQGELLDQMDDGMDTLGGKLNRGKKQLEWIYEKNRERWNDCCIVLLIIALIVLLVVAVVL; encoded by the coding sequence ATGAGTGATAATAGAAGTGAAGATATATTTGACCAAGTTGCATCAGATATTAGAGAACAGATAGAGAGACTGAAAAGTATAGATTATGTCAGTAAAGCAGAAATAGAAGAGTATAATGAAGGCgttgaagatattaaagATACTATAAATGATTTGCAAAAGAGTGCAGAGGTCATCAGAAGGAATGATCCTGCTTCAGCCCAAGTTAAGGAAGTTGAAGTTGCATCATTgagaaaattattaaaagatttagaGAACgataaaattaacaaaCGTAAAAACTATAATGAGGAAAATAAAGTCAGTAATTTTATGGATGGTGAACAAAATGATACCTCAAGAACCACTGGTAACGTGGAGAATGCAGTTCAAACACAAATGTTTCAAGAACAATCTGACCAGTTGGACGTAATTCATTTAACCATGGATCAATTACAACAACAGGCTAGAACTATGGGTGATGAATTATTGGATCAGGGTGAATTATTAGACCAAATGGATGATGGTATGGATACATTAGGAGGTAAATTGAATAGAGGTAAAAAGCAGTTGGAGTGGatatatgaaaaaaatCGTGAAAGATGGAATGACTGTTGCATAGTCTTATTGATAATAGCATTAATTGTCTTATTAGTGGTTGCTGTTGTGTTAtag
- the UGO1 gene encoding mitofusin complex protein UGO1 (similar to Saccharomyces cerevisiae UGO1 (YDR470C); ancestral locus Anc_5.595), with protein sequence MNEEIIRSQARPYYEPDTFDAGYSAVFRPDKGVVDPYGFNIASKLKIVQSNNGGLADLKNVSKSNGILWNFIPKWFTWSSHNNKNINKLSSSNKILLSDTDQNINKNLDALEWPDLLDIDVGKRILNQLLGELTKMYLRHLVQQPFEVSKVLLQVGDFTSISAENNRNKFKDSSAENPGILLEDQENDTDAELEFFSKKPINASNEVENKKAIKGRVGKTDKVIVENRINPESLHIMDIINSLIEKEGLRGVWRANNTTFIYNFLNMTCNIWFIGLLSPFFGISDPHFFDTILQTATSYSTIDDIKISLGLTICSNILTNILLVPLDLIKIKLITTSIEGFTVNKDIDTEFPAEEVKELEILPIEKSRSLRNIIKSWSWKEDLLKLPADIWFFTILNSLVSINRSSSTVFGEKLFTLLWVHYLRQTKESSKLKLYNLSFCCFQILGIFLKLPIETILHRCQVKYLLNRNKEREDQLCIRSDELIIKPIPYDNGLFDNLITNSTTSDEKENNLASKKIKALWNGWRISVVSLLCDYSLKVLQKNDKSIEFEF encoded by the coding sequence ATGAACGAAGAAATTATAAGAAGTCAGGCACGACCTTACTATGAACCAGATACATTTGATGCTGGTTATTCGGCTGTTTTTAGACCAGATAAAGGTGTTGTAGATCCTTATGGTTTTAATATTGCATCAAAGTTAAAAATAGTTCAATCAAATAATGGGGGACTTGcagatttgaaaaatgtgAGTAAAAGCAATGGTATTTTATGGAATTTCATTCCAAAATGGTTTACTTGGTCAAgtcataataataaaaatattaataaattgtCTTCTagtaataaaattttactTTCAGATACAGAtcaaaatatcaacaaGAATCTAGATGCATTAGAATGGCCCgatttattagatattgatGTTGGTAAACGTATATTAAACCAATTACTTGGAGAACTTACAAAAATGTATTTACGCCATTTAGTGCAACAACCATTTGAAGTCAGCAAGGTGCTTCTACAAGTTGGTGATTTCACAAGCATTTCGGCAGAAAATAATAGGAATAAATTTAAGGATTCATCTGCTGAAAACCCTGGCATACTATTGGAAGATCAAGAAAATGATACGGATGCAGAGCTTGAGTTTTTCTCCAAAAAACCAATTAATGCTTCGAATGAAGTTGAGAATAAAAAAGCTATTAAGGGACGAGTTGGAAAAACTGATAAAGTGATTGTTGAGAATAGAATAAACCCTGAATCATTGCATATAATGgatattataaattcattaattgaaaaagaaggTTTGAGGGGTGTGTGGAGAGCAAATAATACgacatttatttataattttttgaacaTGACATGTAACATTTGGTTCATTGGTTTGTTATCACCATTTTTTGGAATATCTGATCCACATTTTTTCGACACAATTTTACAAACAGCTACATCATACTCAACAATAGACGATATTAAGATTTCTCTAGGTCTAACTATCTgttctaatattttaaccAATATTCTTTTAGTTCCACtagatttaataaaaattaagtTAATAACGACATCCATAGAGGGTTTCACAGTCAATAAAGACATTGACACTGAATTTCCAGCTGAAGAAgtaaaagaattagaaattttACCAATAGAAAAATCGCGTAGTTTAcgaaatataattaaaagttGGTCTTGGAAAGAAGATCTGTTAAAATTACCAGCTGATATATGGTTTTTCACCATCTTAAACTCTTTGGTAAGTATAAACAGATCTTCATCTACTGTTTTTGGAGAGAAATTATTCACTTTATTATGGGTACATTATTTACGTCAGACAAAAGAATCGTCAAAACTGAagttatataatttatcattttgttgttttcaAATACTGGGCATATTTCTTAAATTACCAATTGAAACGATACTCCATCGTTGTCaggtaaaatatttactaaATAGAAATAAAGAAAGGGAGGACCAGCTATGCATTCGAAGTGATGAATTGATCATTAAGCCTATACCATACGATAATGGTCTGTTTGATAATCTGATTACTAATTCAACAACATCTGATGAAAAGGAAAATAATCTTGCCAGCAAAAAAATCAAGGCTTTATGGAATGGTTGGAGAATAAGCGTTGTCAGTTTGTTATGTGATTACAGCTTAAAGGTATTGCagaaaaatgataaatccATCGAATTCGAAttctaa